ACATCTGGCCAGAACTGGGTACCGGAAGTAGAAGCTGCTTTAAATTCTAGTTCCACCTGGCTGTTGACAGGAGTGAGATGCACTCAGCCATATTCATAAATAGCTATAATTCAAAACCCCAAGTGCTGAGGGAGGGCTATTCTCATTTAGGAAGAGCCCAGAAAATCCTTGGTTTCTGCTACGTTGTTACCATCCCCAAATTTGAGTTTTATCTACAACTtgcatgagaaaaataaaaatttagaatagGCTCAGAACTGGCTTAGAGCTTTTGAATTTCCCTTTTCCCGATGCCCAGTCTCTTAGAATCAAGGGGTGGACCACAAACCCCTAGGCTGCCCCAGTGAGAACCAGAAGGGTGTGCCTATCCAAACCAGGGTGTAAGCCTGACCCAAGCCGGGTAGTGCGAGGGAGAACCGAGGAGGGTATCGCTCTTGCCGCTGACCTTCAAAGGGTGTAAACCGGAGGAGATCGTGTTACATGCCCTTGaactcctgcccctcccccttcagCTTCCTTTGAATGGAGTCAGGAATTTCATTCACAAAATGGAGGCATGAATGAGCCCACCCGCCTCCTCCCGGAGGTGTCAGGTTTCACCACCATTcataggtgggggtggagggcggGAAGGGGCTGGAGCTTGAAAGGGTGGCTTCACAGAACAGCCTCCAGGTGGAGCTGAGGTTTCAATCCTACGGAATGGAATCAATTGGGGTGGAATGTCCTCTGTCAGGCCTGAAAAAATACAGCCCAGTGCCCACGGTCTCTTCCCCAGACACTGATACATGCAGTCtcgctctccctcctcctctgcccccgcctccttttctttcctctttgcctCTTACGCCCTGGACTGGGAACCTGACCTGCTGACCGGACATTAGCCCATTCCAAGGGAGTCTTAGGCACGGACACTGAACCCTTTCCCCGGAGGTTCATCCCTACCACTCCCTCCTCCCCTTAAACTCACAGGAAACAGCTGCTCCCTGGAATCTGGGGCCTTGTGCAACAGCTTTGCCCAGCCCCAGCTGCTGCCATCCATGCCCTCTAGCCCAGCCCTCAAGCTGAGGGGTTCAAGCTTTGCATCCCTCTGGGTGAACTTCCTCTGTCTGGGATTTGGTGGTAGGCAGGCAGCTGGGAAAAGAACCAGAATGCAGGCTGGCAGGAAGTTTTCAAATGTGTGTAGGCTCActgccctcacccccaccacCTATAACATCACGCTTCTGTCCCCCACAGATGTCCCTGGTTGTGCATCAATGTACCTTCACACAGAGGGTTTCTCGGGGCCCTCTCCAAGTGACAGGACCATGGGTAAGgcagccccctcctccctgccaaGCGCTCCAAGTTGGAGGAGGGAATTCTGCCACCAGGGAGGGTCTTTGGGCCAGAAGTCCCTCTAGACTCTGGGATCTATCAGTGAACCCCCAGATCTGAGTGATCCCCAACTTCCTCCTCAAGGTTATGGCTATGAGAAACCTCTGCGACCATTCCCAGATGATGTCTGCGTTGTCCCTGAGAAATTTGAAGGTCAGAGACTGCTGATGAGAGGGTCAGGGCCTTATCCATGCCCTGTGTGTGTCCTGGGTATGAATGCCCCCGCCACCAGGAATCACACTACGGTTCATGAGAAGGGGCCTGGGAGCGTATTGGGGAGAGGGTCTCCACCGGGGACCTAAGGCCCAATGCCTTCCCCTCCTGTTTCCTGTGTCCCCAGGAGACATCAAGCAGGAGGGGGCCGGAGCATTCCGAGAGGGCCCGCCCTACCAGCGCCGCGGAGCCTTGCAGCTGTGGCAGTTTCTGGTTGCCCTGCTGGATGATCCGACAAATGCCCACTTCATTGCCTGGACTGGCCGGGGGATGGAGTTCAAACTAATTGAGCCTGAGGAGGTGGGCCTCTCAGATGTCTCCATCTCCCCTCCCAACAGCTTTGGGCCTGGAGATGGGAGAACCTGGGAACTGGTGGCAGTGCCTTCACCATCATCGTGGCTTTACTGAACCTGCATTCTTGCCAAACCGGGTCTGTGGGCTGGTGCTAAGTTTGCAGGGCCCACTTAGCATTGTGCACCAAGAATCTCAAACACTCTTTTCTCATTTGCCTCCCATTTTTCCATGGCCAAGCTAGCATCACCATCCCCAAACTCGTCTCCTTTTCCCAGGTTGCCAGGCTCTGGGGCATCCAGAAGAACCGGCCAGCCATGAATTATGACAAACTGAGCCGCTCGCTCCGATACTATTATGAGAAAGGCATTATGCAGAAGGTCAGGGGCCGAGGGCCCAGGGACAAGAGGTGGTGACAGTGGCTGTGGGAAGGtgatgggggcaggggcaggagagcATTTCTCAGTATGTTTGTAGGTGTACATAAAGAAATCAGAGGGGATctctgggggaaactgaggacgTGCCCAAGGTTTCCCTCCCCCAAAAAAGTGCTAAATAGTAACTGGAAAGTCCAAAGCATGGAGAGGTTgagattaaaggaaaaaagaactggGCAGGGAGTCAGCTTCTTAGAGGAGCCAGCATGGGAGAAATGTGCCCCATGCATCTGAGAGGGGCTGCATCCCAGCCCTGCAATTACCCAGAGGGAGCGCTAGACTGACCCAGCCCTTCTCTTCCCACAGGTGGCTGGTGAGCGTTATGTGTACAAGTTTGTGTGTGAGCCTGAGGCCCTCTTCTCTCTGGCCTTCCCAGACAATCAGCGTCCAGCTCTCAAGGCTGAATTTGACCGGCCAGTCAGTGAGGAGGACACAGTCCCTTTATCCCACTTGGACGAGAGCCCCACCTACCTCCCAGAGCTGGCTGGTCCAGCCCAGCCCTTTGGCCCCAAGGGTGGCTACTCTTACTAGCCCCTAGCAGCGGCTCCCCTGCCACCAGTGGGTGCTGCCCTGTGTATATAGAGATGAATTTGGTGTTAGGGAAACCCTCACTCTGAAACCCACAGATGTCTTTGGAGCAGATTCTCACTGGCCCTCCAGTCACCCTGGCTCAGGCTCTCAAGTGTTCAACAGGGTTAATGGGAAGAGTGGAGACGCTGTAGTGCAAAGACGGAGCCTCAGAAACTCCTATTGGGGTTCACCTCTGGCCTCTTCCTAGGTCATGTTTAGAGGCCAGAGCCCTCTTCCTCTCCTCCATCATAAAGACCAAGAGTTTGTTTCACtctgggggggggagggggagggggaggggggcaaAAAAAGAGCTTCCCCATTTAAGCCTGGCCAGGAGGGGTGCATTGAGCTCCCCAGATTTCAAACTCTGGGGAGTCGGAAGCCTGGATCCAGGGCTCCACTCCAAGCTTGTGGCCTGCAGCGCCCTGCTTGTCAGGTTTTGGTGCTCTGTGTTCCCAGAGGTTGGGGGAGGGGttgctgggtggaggcagagagggctGGGTTCCTGCTCCCAGGGCCTTGTGCCTCTCAGGCCTTTTCCTAGGTCCAGACCTGGGATTTCACCTGCACCACCCCCACATCTGCCAGACCCTAATAAAGGCCTCTGCTTTTCCTGTTAGTTCTCCTGTGTCCTCTTTGTTGCCATGGGAGAAGGACTTGATATTGGAAAGAGCTCAGGCCTCAGGGCAGATGGCCAGTTTGGGGCCTGGACTAGACACTTCCCTTTTAGGTTTGGGAAAAGACAGTTCACTTCTTTTTCCTCTGAAAAATGGGTTCAGTGATACCTTCCCCTCTTTGGCCTACTGTGTAAGAATCCTGAAATAATAAGAGGATGGGTACTTTGTAATCTGGCCCCCTGCCCCTCAGCCACTGGCAGCTCGCTTCCTGCAGCCGCCTCCTGCCCAGTGCAAGGGTGGACTTGTGGTGAGAGGGGAGGGCACATAGGGTTCCTGAGCTTTGAAGCCCTCAGGCTTCGTCTGGCCTGTGGTTTCTGTAATCACAGTTGCTCCTTTGACCATGCTACTGTATACCCCAACTGTGtgtcccccctcctgttctgactCCAGGTTTCCGATTTGCTGCAGTTGGGGACAAGGGATTTTTGTGGAGAGGATCtggagaatggaaaaaaaagatgcAAGGAGAGACTGCAGTGAGCCCTGGGGTTCTGGCCAGTGAAAGGAAAGGACACTACATCTTCAGGGCAAAGGGGAGTGGGAAGCATCCTCGCCCAAATGTGAGAAGCCAGGAGCTGAGTTTCCGGGGGGTGGATAGGAAAGGAAAGGCTGAGAAAGTGGTGACACCGAGGAGGGGGTATGACTGAGAACTGATGGGCAGAATGGGTACTTCTAGACCCAGGCCCTGTGTAGACAGCATCCCAGGAGCCAGGCTCAGTTAAAAACAGGTGCACTCTGGTTAACTGAGCTGTGCTGAGGTTGGGCCCCTTCCCAGTACTACTGCCAGGACCATGGCAGCCCTCAAAGGAGTGGACATCGCTTAACCATTgcccacaaacaaaaagcattatttttttccttagaaacaGAAAAAACGCAGTTTAAAGCAAGGAACAAATTTTTTAAacacaagttttaaaaaatacgtATGATTCAGTTCCATATTAAAGCCAGGCTATCAGTGGGAACATGTGAAAGTTGAGTGGAAACCCCAAGGTCCTGCCTACACACGTGAGAGATGGATTTAGATGAGAAGCAGCATCCCAGAAAAGGTGTCCACAGGCTCAGACATGTGACCTCAGTCCTCTGAAATGTTCATTAACATGCGACTCCTCACAGCTCTTCGTTCAAACCCGTAAATTTAAGAGAGGCACTGCTCTGAGGGGACAGCTACAGCAGCCACCAGAGGAAATTCTTTGGGCTGAAGGAGAGCCCAAACCAGACCATGCGGCAGCCCGAAAGTGAGCCCTGGGCCAAGAAGCCTGACCCAGCAAGAGAGCTTACACTTGCCCCATGGGGTGGTCCCCCACATATACAAACAAGCAGACTCCACAAGCTTCCAGGGGCAGGAACTCCTGAGCAAAGCTCCTGCGGGGTGCAGTGAACAGTAAACTTTaaaggctgagattccagctccCTGCAGGGGACCCACATCCTCTCCTGGGTTGTCACTCAATCTCAGGGAACGGGTTCAAGGAAAACAAGGATCCCATTGTGTGGGAGCAGCCGGTGAGTCCTTCTGAATCTGGCTGGGAGCCCCCTTCTCCTAGGCTTGGCAATACTGCCTACAGGCCGTTTCCTGATGGACATTCAGGTGAGACCCCAGCCCTGTTAGAACAGTGACCCCCTGCTCTTCGGAAAGATACTCAAGGGACACCCACAGGGCTGGGGTTGTTTTTGCTCATGAAACCCAGAAAGGTGACTGCCTGCTGTCTCACCTTGCCCTGTTACATAGCCCCTTCTCACCCTAAGCTTAAATCCCAAACCTCCCACTGCCCTGTGGGTAATGATCTCAGAGGTGTTAATGCTGCAGTGCTGGTATCACTCAGCTGGGACAGGTGGGCTGCCTACCCAGGGTTTGCTCCTGAACTGGAGAGATGGGCTGGAATTAAGACTGGGGAGCTGGGAATTAAAACTGGGGAGCTGGGTATCCAGCCCTGCTTCCCTTCAGGTTCCTCTGTCAGCTGCTGCACTTTCTCCCCTCCCGTGCTCTTAATTACTGGCCTGGGCTTCCTGAGGAGCACAAACAGGATCGGGAGGCAACCACACAGCTCGATAAAAGGGCAGGACCTCAGTGAGCAGACTCCCTGTATTCCTCTCTGCGAATTCTCTCTGTACAATTCTGTGGTCGTTCTAGTATTTGCATCGTTTCAGAATTTACTAGATAGGGATGGGGGAGGCAGTGCAGGCAATAACCTGCCCAGGAGCTTCTGTACAAGCTTCTCCACACCCCAGCCACCTTTCCAGAAGTTCCACAACCTGGCCTGGAAGCTCCTTCCTGTTCTGCCCCCTCAGAAACTACGAGGGGCACTAGGAGGTGGCCATTCCCCATCTGAATGCTCGAACAAAACCACTACACATGAGGCCTGAAGTACAGGTGCTGGGTGGCACGAACTGGCTCTGAGAGGTGTGATGGTGGTTTTttgtttggggtgggggaagggcagctTTGCGCATAAATACCATTTGTTAAAGCCCATTGAAGACctcagggaaattaaaattaaaataagctGTGTCATTACTTGCATGCTTCAAAAGGAAAGAGGACATGCTGCACATTTTGAGTGTGGTAAGCAGGAAAGGGAGCCAGGGAGAGCCTTCTGTATTCATATGTGGCATCTGTAACCACTCAAGGGCCCAGGCTGGAGCAATGGATGTAGTCAAGCCGGGGCAATGCACAACAGAGCTGGGCCAGCGCGGGTGCTGAGGGAAGACAGGCGGTCTGGGCTGTGTGTCGCCTCCCAGCTCAAAGAAGCTCTGGGCTCTGGTTTCAGGGGACTCTCTACCATGTGTACCAAAGTCACAGATTCTCAATCTCCACACCATGAGCCCAGGCCAATATCCTAACCTTTCAACTAAAAGAAACattcacagaaaaccacttttgtttccttaacaaaataaatatttctgggaGGTTAAGCAAAAAGTACAGAGGCTGGATCGGGGCAGGAAGTGGGGACAATGCTTCCAGTGagctctgtggctctgtcctcCAGGAGTACCAGCCAGGGCATCTCTCCATGTCTGGCTGTCAGATGCTTGTGACTCCCTTTCCCCATCCAAGGCTGCACAAGTTGCCACTTTCTTGGAGAAAATACAGTGTACCTCTTGTTTGCTGTGAGCCCCATAGGCCCCAGCAACTCCGGGTTGGTGGAGGCTGGAGACTGGTTAAGAAATGAGAGTCAAATTTAGAAAATGCCCAGTTAAGATATGCAGTCACTGGACAGCTATATCCTCAGGACCAGCTCGTCATCAGTAGAGTCCCAGCAATGGACCACTGCTGCAGGAGAGGCAAACAGACAAGTCTTGTCTCTCAGCGCCGCCGGAAGGCCCGGGATATTCTCCAGGCGTTGGGTTCCTCATAGCGGTTGTACAAGGGTTCAAGACGCTGCTGCTTCTTCTGTTTGCTTAGCTTGGTTGGGTCAGAGACCTTAAAGAAGGCGGGAGCAAACTCCACAAGCCACCGAGGGTCAATGGTGGTGACCTCACGCATGTACTCCTTGGTGGTCAGCACGAGCTCGTGGTACACCACCCTGAGGGGGCAGAGGTAGAGCTCAATCCTCCAACACAGGGCCCATTCCATGGCCTCAGCTGACCTGCCTGACCCCTCAGGGGATTGCAGTCTCTGTTTACGACAGCCACACCCCAGGATAGAAGAGCCTGCACACCTCTAACCGTAAGAAAGTAGTGAGGATAATGGGCTCTCGGCCTAAGTCTGGCTCTAACTAGGTAAGTGGCACAGACCCAATCCAATCCCGTCTCTGGACTTCAGTTTCCCACCCTGTGAAACGAGAGGGTAGTTTTCTCCCTCAGAATTCTAGGGCCCTGAAGAGGAGCCTCAGGGGATGCCACAAGGGGATGGGGAAGGCAAGTGAGCAAGGCTCTGCCTCTTCAGCCCTTCTACCATGGTGGCACAATGGTTTTAAATCAGTTTTATATTACCATGGGTAagattccaattttttaaatgctacatgaagaaaaaattttagaCTACTTCACTATCTGTAAGATCCTTCTTAGTTCTCACCCCTATGAGTTTCTCTTAAAAGTGCCTGCCTGATAGTGTGTACCTAATTTAGGCTTCTGCTGCTCTAGAGATAAAAGAAATATTAGAATAGAAAGTATTGAGGTAGGTGAACACACGAACACCAAGTGCCAGGAGATTTACAGGCTCTCTGCCCAGAATGGTCCCTGAAGCCACGCAGGGCCTGCCCACCTACCATTCTGGCTGCCTGTTGAAGAGAGCACTGGAAGGGTGGATGTAGACCACCTGCTGGTCGATCAGTGTCCGGTAACCCTCCTGTGGGTCTTTCTTGGCAGCATTTCGGAAGAATCCACTGCAGATGGCCTTTTGCACTCGGACCGTGGACTTGCCACAAGAGACCACATCTAGCTTGTGTCTGCAGAATAAATTGAGAGGACAAAGATGTGAGACTACTCTGCTTTCAGAGGTTCTATCTTCCAGAATGACAGTGCCCACCACCTATCTTGGTTCCCCAGGGTAGGCACCTGgaccctcctccagccctaagtGTCTACAGGAGCAGCTCTACACAGTGGGCAAAACAGACACAGTAAGAGCCAGAGACTTAATTCAGCTTGACTAACGTTCCAGATGCTTGTAAACAAAGAACATTTTTCAACAACTAATAAAATAATCTTCCTCTTAGGAACTTTCTGAAGTGATTCTTAGCTGTACCCTTGCCAGGGAGAACAACAAAGATGGAAAAGTTGGAGGAAAAGGGTTATGTGAGAAGCCTATGGCTTCACAGGTACATACAGAGATGAACAGACATGCCGTTCAAGGAGGTTCAATGCCAACATGAGGAAAAGTCACCAGATATTACCTGTCCATTATGCCTAACATCTGCTTGCGAATGTCCTGGGCCCGGCGTAGAGAACGAGCCTGGATAAAGTTCTCGTAACACCACGGGTTGGAGAACTTGTTATTCTTCCAGGAGTTGTACACAGCCAGCAGGGTGAGGTGGTCCCCTTCAGTCTGGTGGAATTTGGCCTTCTTCTGATCTGCAAGGGCTTGTTTATCCTGCCAAGCAGTGGCACAAAGGCTCATTTTCTGCCCAACAGCTACTAACTGAACATCCAGCAGATCCAGGGAGCCCTATGTGGCCCTGTCAGGTGTCCACACCAAGCACTGCAGTGGCAAGTCTGATTCCACCCACCCTCACCACAACCCTATGTGTACATGGGTCTGAACCTCCTACCTTGGGCCTGTAGAAGACGTTCTGCACAGACAGCATGGACACGATGGTCAGCATTTCCTCACTGCAGCCCAGATGCACAGACATGATCAACATTTTACACAACATTGGCTCCAGAGGGAATTCTGCCATCTAGAGGGAGAAGAAGAAACTACAATTGTGGAAGACTCACCTGGACTTGGCAGTGTGAGACGAGGGTCTCAGTGGGTAACAGACCACAGGAGGTTTACCCAAGCATGATGATGTGGGATGTCTATCTCTATAAGAGGAATGTTATTGTGTTATTTCCCAAATAAACCCCAACAAAACGTATGTGACCAAGAACATGACTACCACTGGGGAAGGTGGGAATTTTGCAGACATTAATATTAAGGCTAGACTCAATAATTTTGAGGTAAAATTGACTGTAATAGAATTCCTTTTTCTGTCAAGAAGAAACAGTTTTAAGTGACAGTGGACAATAAATGTTAAAACAGGCACCCAGAATTCTATTCAGAGCTTATCCAGGGCCTTAGAGCTTGATTCTGCACAGAACAAAGAAGATGAAAAGCCGGCCAAGTAATCTTCCTAAAGGCACTGGAAGTTAAGTCTGTTCCTACCCTGCGGCCCAGGCGAGTAAGCAGGCCCTCATCATCCAGGGCCCCCAGTGTGTACAGCTGCTCCATGGCTGTGATCAAAGTTTCCATTGGTGGGGCATCCATGAAGTCAAAGGACAGCAGGTCATTGATGCCCATGGCctaaaacagaaaggaagaaagtatGTGATGGGAGGGTCAGCTTCGCCAGTGCAAACATGAAGGTAAACTACTTGTcaatttctttcctgtttctccaaTTGCAATTAGGAAGCCTCCAGCAAAATTAGCAATAAGCTCCAGGGCTGGGCCACACAAAACTCAACTAGTAGAAAACATACACTTTCTACAGAAAACTTAAAACACACTCCCCAAAAATGGCAGcacatacaactcaacaacaaaaagataaaaatttttaagtgggcAAAGAATGTCttaagtagacatttctccaaaaaaagtatagaaatggccaagaagcacatgaaaagatgttagtaattagggaaatgcaaatcaaaaccacagtgagatacctctTACCCACTAGGTTggctgtaataaaaaaataattaataaaccagaaaataacaagtgttggcaaggatatggagaaataggAATCCTggtaggaatgtgaaatggtgcagttACTGTGGAAAACAATTCGGTGATTCCTCAATAAATTAAACATAGCTAATCACTATATGATCAGCAAATCCACTTGTAGATACACACCTGAAAGAACTGAAAGCATGAACTCAAAAAAAAAGCACCAACACTCATAGCAGCATTACTGACAATAGCCAAAAGGCAGAAACCACCCCAacatccatcagcagatgaatgaacaaaacaaggTTATGTACATAGATAGAATATTATTCACGCTTACAAAGAATGACATTCTAACACATACTACAATataatgaaccttgaaaatactaaaataagtaaaataagccagatacaaaagagcAAATATtgaatgattccacttatatgaggacCTAGAATAgagaaatctatagagacagcAGCTAGAGCAATGGGTactgggggctggagggaggggagaagggataATTTAGCTTAacaggtacagagtttcagtctgggatgatgaaaatgttcctgAAATGGTAGTGGGGATTGCTGCACAACACTGAGAATGTacttaaatgccactgaattgtacctTTTTAACAGGTTACAATGGAAACACgatgtgtattttaccataattaaaaaaaaaaaaggcattcacaaactattcaaattcagttagacaatatccacc
The sequence above is a segment of the Manis pentadactyla isolate mManPen7 chromosome 4, mManPen7.hap1, whole genome shotgun sequence genome. Coding sequences within it:
- the ETV4 gene encoding ETS translocation variant 4 isoform X5 — translated: MYLHTEGFSGPSPSDRTMGYGYEKPLRPFPDDVCVVPEKFEGDIKQEGAGAFREGPPYQRRGALQLWQFLVALLDDPTNAHFIAWTGRGMEFKLIEPEEVARLWGIQKNRPAMNYDKLSRSLRYYYEKGIMQKVAGERYVYKFVCEPEALFSLAFPDNQRPALKAEFDRPVSEEDTVPLSHLDESPTYLPELAGPAQPFGPKGGYSY